In Campylobacter showae, the genomic stretch AGCAAAGATGAAAAAAAGTTAACGGAATTGATGCAAAATGTAAATACTTCAGAGAAATACTCTATATTAACAAAGGAAATTTTATTAGATAAAAAATATGGAGTACCTTCATATGAAACAAATGTTACTATAAAGATTAAATAATGAGAAAAGATAATACACTTACGAAAATAGATAATTACTTTGACGAAAAAAAACCTAGCGAAGTAACAATGATGTTAATTGTTGCTTTTTTCTTATCTGCTACAATAGCATACTATGCGGTAATACCATATGCGCAAAATTATTATGATGACTCAATAAGGGAAAATGATCAAATAACTAAAGATCTTAATAAAGTAAATTCTTATTTGAGCACTGTTAGTCAAGGTAGCGATAGAAATTTTATGATTAATCAAAAACAAAATGAGTTAATGCAACAGCAAAATAAGCTCGTTGATGCCCAAAATATGAATCAGTACTTTGATAATAAATTAAAAGAACTATCATATCTAATTTTTAATGAACAGAGTTGGGCTGATTTTTTAGATAATTTAGCATTCTTAGCAAATAAGAATAATGTAAAAATAACAAAAATAATAAATACATTTAAAGAACCTAATGCTCAGAAAATAGAACAAGTACTTGATATAAACATATCTGTTGACGGTGATTATAGAGATATCATAAGTTACATAAATGCCATTGAAGAATCTAAATTGGTAGTAGATGTGAATAATATAGATATAAATTCTACAAATGGCAAACTAAGAGGAAATATGGGAATTTACATATGGGGGATGAAATATCAATGAGATCTTATACTTTGTTTTTTTTAGCGATATTTTGCTCAATATCCGTGGCGAATAATTCTCAAGAAGAGATAGAGCATTATAATCAGTTATTCGGCGCGATAAATGAGCAACGTAAAGGCTTAAATGAATCCGAACTAAAAACCATATCTGATCCTTTTTTAAAAACAAAAGCCGTTAGCATTGAAAATAACAATAATGTTTCGGATAATCAAACTTTTGATTTGCAGGCAATATTTAGCAATAAAGCTAAAATTAGCGGACATTGGTATCGGGTAAAAGATAAAATAGGTGAATATGAACTGGTAAACATTGGATCCAAAAGTATTACTTTAGCAAATAAAGATGAAAAGATTGACTTAAATTTAACAAAAGGGGCAAATAAAAATGTCATTATCAAAATTAAATAAATTATTTAAAATATCTATGATAGCCGCAATATCGTTAACATCAGCATATGGCAATGGTTGTGAAAAAGGGTTTTTAATCTTAAAATTAATGAACAAGTTTCAGTTCAAGAGGTGTTGACGCAACTATCCGATATGTGTCATTTTAGTGTTGTTACAAAAGATCAATTTGCTAAAGACGCCATAAGCGAACCTCTTTTTGGAATCAATATAAAAGATAAAACATTGAATGAAATTTTTAGCCTTTTGCTCTCCGAAAAAGATATGAGCTATACCTTTTCTCAGGATATACTAAAAATTTCGTCTCTCCAGACTAAAACATTTAAGATTGATTATATAACATCTGTAAGGGAAGGAACCGCTATAACAAAAGCTTCTGTTGATTCTGCCCCAATAGAAGTAGGAGAGAGAGAAGAAGATAGTGGATCTACAGATATTACTAAAGGCGGCGGCAAGCTTGATAATATTATAAGGACAGTTGAAAAGTTTGATTTTTGGGAAAAATTAGATACTGAAATTAAAGCGATACTAAACAATACTACAGAAAGTATCGTTGCGCCGGATCCTATCATCAATGCCAATGCGGGTTTAGTCACTGTAACCGGCACAGCAGCACAGCTTAGAAGAGTTTCTGAATACATTAAAGATATTCAAGAAAGACTTAAAAAACAAGTAGTCATAGACGTATCTATAATATCCGTAGAGCTTGCCAATAGTTACACAAAAGGTGTTGACTGGAGTAAATTTAATATAGGTTTTAAAACCGGATTATACAATCGTACGGTCGTAACTGGCGTAACTGAAACAGTAGGACAAGACGCTGCTGGAAATCCTACGACCACTTTAAGTAGAACATATGGACTAATTCCGGCAAACGACCTATTTTGGTCAAATAGAGGAAACGGTCTTGGCGGTGGTTTTTCTCAAAGCATGAATTTGATTGCAGGTTTTAATTTTAATTTAGACGGCGTTTTAAATTTTCTAGAAACAAATGGGAGAACAAAAGTTGTTTCAAGCCCAAAAATTACAACTTTAAATAATCAACAGGCCCTAATTTCCGTGGGAGATAATGTAAACTATAGAGTTCAGGAAGAAAGCCAAAACAATAACGCTTTAAATGGTAAAACCACTATAACCTATAAGCAATATTCTGTTTTTATAGGAATTTTGCTTAACATTTTACCAGAGGTTTCAGACGATAATAAGATTATGCTCCGTATTAATCCATCTCTTAGCAGCTTCAAATACAATGAAGATGATGTTAGACAAAGCACAACCATAAGAGAAATCGCACCAGATACTATACAAAAAAAGCTTTCTACTGTTGTGCAGGTAAATAGCGGTGATACAATCGTTTTAGGTGGGCTTATAGCTCAGTCTAAAGGCAAGGAAAATACAAAGGTACCATTCTTGGGAGACATCCCTGTGCTTGGACATGCATTTAAAAGCACAAAAGATAATCTTAGGACAACAGAACTTGTATTTATCATAACCCCAAGAATAGTTGACACATCAAATGCTACACCAATCAATCAGTCTCTTAAAGATTTAGGTTTTTCGAGGTCAACGTATGAGCAATAAATATACTACTTTAAAAAATATATTTATTGATGTAGCACAAGAAAATAACTACATAAATTTAGATAAGTCTATTATTGCATATAAAAAAATTTTAGATTTGTTGCAAAAGCCTGCCAAGTTAATTTTATTTTACG encodes the following:
- the pilO gene encoding type 4a pilus biogenesis protein PilO → MRKDNTLTKIDNYFDEKKPSEVTMMLIVAFFLSATIAYYAVIPYAQNYYDDSIRENDQITKDLNKVNSYLSTVSQGSDRNFMINQKQNELMQQQNKLVDAQNMNQYFDNKLKELSYLIFNEQSWADFLDNLAFLANKNNVKITKIINTFKEPNAQKIEQVLDINISVDGDYRDIISYINAIEESKLVVDVNNIDINSTNGKLRGNMGIYIWGMKYQ